One region of Poecile atricapillus isolate bPoeAtr1 chromosome 8, bPoeAtr1.hap1, whole genome shotgun sequence genomic DNA includes:
- the BCL6 gene encoding B-cell lymphoma 6 protein: MASPADSCIQFTRHASDVLLNLNRLRSRDILTDVVIIVNREQFRAHKTVLMACSGLFYSIFTDQLKCNLNVINLDPEINPEGFCILLDFMYTSRLNLRENNIMAVMATALYLQMEHVVDTCRRFVKSSEAEMVSAVKTPREEFLAGRMLGHPEVMAYRSRDVSENGMPLQNGSLCNGRAFAPGLINSLSGSPISYHGYSPLPLNSFLVDDELREMRMPLSELSRAGAFPKERILPCDSSRTIPTEYVRTITDISANMCHATIYAPKEGAAEEARSDMHYSVASGPKPVIPSVRNNPYFPCDKVAKEEERTSSEDEISQHFEPTNTPLDRKGLISPQSPQKSDCQPNSPTESSSSKNARIGQNSSSLFTKSPTDPKACNWKKYKFIVLNSLNQNAKQDSADQNEMGTLSPRTYVPMSTCQQSMEPEHLNVQSPTKISVNGEDSTIPQASRLNNIVNRSRDGSPRSSEGQSPLYMHSSKCSSCGCQSPQHTEMCLHTPGSNFGEEMGETQSEYSDSSCENGAFFCNECDCRFSEEASLKRHSLQVHSDKPYKCDRCQASFRYKGNLASHKTVHTGEKPYRCNICGAQFNRPANLKTHTRIHSGEKPYKCETCGARFVQVAHLRAHVLIHTGEKPYPCEICGTRFRHLQTLKSHLRIHTGEKPYHCEKCNLHFRHKSQLRLHLRQKHGAITNTKVQYRISASEVPPELPKAC, encoded by the exons ATGGCCTCGCCGGCAGACAGCTGCATCCAGTTCACCCGCCACGCCAGCGACGTCCTCCTCAATCTCAACCGCCTTAGAAGCCGGGATATCCTGACTGATGTTGTCATCATCGTGAACCGGGAGCAGTTTAGAGCCCACAAAACAGTCCTGATGGCCTGCAG tggcCTCTTCTACAGCATCTTCACTGACCAGCTCAAGTGCAACTTGAATGTCATCAACCTGGATCCTGAAATTAACCCTGAGGGGTTTTGCATCCTCTTGGACTTCATGTACACCTCCCGCCTGAACTTGAGGGAGAACAATATCATGGCTGTGATGGCCACAGCACTCTACCTGCAGATGGAGCACGTGGTTGACACCTGCCGAAGGTTTGTCAAGTCTAG TGAAGCAGAGATGGTGTCTGCTGTGAAGACGCCAAGGGAAGAGTTTTTGGCTGGACGGATGCTGGGCCACCCAGAGGTGATGGCTTATCGGAGCAGAGATGTCTCAGAGAACGGCATGCCTCTTCAAAACGGGTCCCTCTGCAATGGGAGGGCCTTTGCACCTGGCTTGATCAACAGTTTGTCTGGATCCCCCATTTCCTACCACGGATACAGCCCTCTCCCTCTGAACAGCTTCCTAGTGGATGATGAATTGCGGGAGATGAGGATGCCTCTCTCTGAACTCTCAAGGGCAGGTGCCTTCCCCAAGGAGAGGATCCTGCCGTGCGACAGCTCCAGGACAATCCCCACTGAGTACGTGAGAACCATTACCGACATCTCTGCCAACATGTGCCACGCTACCATCTATGCTCCAAAAGAAGGTGCTGCTGAAGAAGCCAGGAGTGACATGCACTACAGCGTGGCCTCTGGGCCCAAACCTGTCATCCCTTCAGTCCGGAACAATCCCTACTTCCCTTGTGATAAAGTGGCCAAAGAGGAGGAGCGGACCTCTTCGGAGGATGAGATCAGCCAGCACTTTGAGCCCACCAACACACCCCTGGACCGCAAGGGACTCATCAGCCCTCAGAGCCCACAGAAGTCAGACTGTCAGCCCAACTCACCAACTgagtccagcagcagcaagaatgcCCGTATCGGTCAGAACTCCAGCTCCCTCTTCACCAAGagccccacagaccccaaagcCTGCAACTGGAAGAAGTACAAGTTCATTGTCCTCAACTCCCTCAACCAGAACGCCAAGCAAGACAGCGCTGACCAGAACGAGATGGGAACGCTCTCTCCTCGCACCTACGTGCCCATGTCCACTTGCCAGCAGTCCATGGAGCCGGAGCATCTCAATGTGCAGTCCCCCACCAAGATAAGCGTGAATGGTGAAGACTCTACTATCCCACAAGCGAGCAGACTCAACAATATTGTTAACAG GTCCCGGGATGGGTCCCCTCGGAGCAGCGAAGGACAGTCCCCTCTGTACATGCATTCATCAAagtgcagctcctgtggctgccAGTCCCCACAACATACTGAGATGTGCCTTCATACCCCTGGCTCAAACTTTGGAGAAGAGATGGGGGAAACCCAGTCTGAATACTCTGACTCCAGCTGCG AGAACGGAGCCTTCTTCTGCAACGAGTGTGACTGCCGGTTCTCCGAGGAGGCCTCTCTCAAGAGACATTCTCTGCAAGTCCACAGTGACAAGCCCTACAAGTGTGACCGCTGCCAGGCCTCCTTTCGCTACAAGGGGAACCTCGCCAGCCACAAAACCGTCCACACAG GAGAGAAGCCGTACCGCTGCAACATCTGTGGGGCACAGTTCAACCGACCAGCCAACCTGAAAACCCACACACGCATCCACTCTGGGGAGAAACCCTACAAGTGTGAGACTTGCGGGGCCAGATTTGTCCAG gtgGCCCACCTCCGTGCTCACGTGCTCATTCACACCGGGGAGAAGCCGTACCCCTGTGAGATCTGCGGCACACGCTTCCGGCACCTGCAGACCCTCAAAAGTCACCTTCGAAtccacacaggagaaaaaccGTATCAT TGTGAGAAGTGTAACCTGCATTTCCGCCACAAAAGCCAGCTGCGGCTCCACCTGCGGCAGAAGCACGGGGCCATCACCAACACCAAGGTGCAGTACCGCATCTCGGCCAGCGAGGTGCCTCCGGAGCTCCCCAAAGCCTGCTGA
- the SST gene encoding somatostatin → MLSCRLQCALALLSIALALGTVSAAPSDPRLRQFLQKSLAAAAGKQELAKYFLAELLSEPSQTENEALESEDLSRGAEQDEVRLELERSANSNPALAPRERKAGCKNFFWKTFTSC, encoded by the exons ATGCTGTCGTGCCGCCTCCAGTGCgccctggccctgctctccATCGCCCTGGCCCTCGGCACCGTCTCGGCCGCCCCCTCGGACCCGCGGCTCCGGCAGTTCCTGCAGAAGTCGctggccgccgccgccgggaaGCAG GAACTGGCCAAGTACTTTTTGGCAGAACTGCTTTCAGAGCCAAGTCAGACAGAAAATGAAGCCCTGGAGTCTGAGGACTTGTCCCGAGGGGCTGAGCAGGATGAAGTGAGACTGGAGCTGGAGCGCTCGGCTAACTCAAACCCCGCTCTGGCACCCCGGGAACGCAAAGCAGGCTGCAAGAACTTCTTCTGGAAAACTTTCACATCCTGTTAG